Part of the Streptomyces sp. NBC_01460 genome, GTTCCGGCGCAGGGTGTTCCCCAGCAGGGTGCCCCGGGCGCCGGATCACTCTTCAACCAGCAGGTCCTGGTCGTGAACCAGAAGGCCAAGCTGATCGAGGTCACGAACGAGTACCGCGTCTTCGACCAGCAGGGCAACACCGTCGGTTCGGTCGTCCAGGTCGGCCAGAGCGCGCTGCGCAAGGTGCTCAGGTTCGTCTCCAGCATCGACCAGTACCTCACGCACCGCCTGGAGATCCGCGACGCCCACGGGCAGCCGCAGCTGCTCCTGACCCGGCCGGCCAAGTTCATCAAGTCCCGGGTCGTCGTGCAGCGCCCGGACGGACAGCCCGTCGGCGAGATCGTCCAGCAGAACGCCATCGGCAAGATCAATTTCGCCATGACGGTCGACGGACAGCAGGTCGGAGCGATCAAGGCCGAGAACTGGCGCGCCTGGAACTTCGCCATCGTCGACCACAACGGTGCCGAGATAGCCCGGATCACCAAGACGTGGGAAGGCCTGGCGAAGACCATGTTCACCACGGCGGACAACTACGTGCTGCAGATCCACTACCAGCTCCCCGAGCCGCTGCTGAGCCTCGTCGTGGCGACGGCCCTGACCGTGGACACCGCACTCAAGCAGGACGCACGCGGCCTCGGCTGAGCTCCCGGACGAGCGGACCGGCGTCCGGCAGTATGGCGGGCATGCCGATACTGGTGCCCCCTCACATCCCGCCCGGACGGCTCTCCTCGTCCCCGCAGCCGTCCCTCCCCGTCGAGGACGGTCTGCTCCTGCGGCCCTGGTGTCCGGCGGACGCGCCGGCCGTCCTGTCCGCCTTCTCCGATCCCACGATCCAGCGGTGGCACATGCGCAGGGCCGACTCCGAGGAGGAGGCCGCGTCCTGGATCGAGCAGTGGACATCGGCCTGGTACACCGAGACCGACATCCACTGGGCGATCGTCCGGCCCGGCACCGAAGGGCGTGACGAGGTGCTCGGGCGGATCGCGCTGCGGGGCCTGATCCCGCAGGTCGGATACGCCGAGTGCGCCTACTGGGTTTTGCCCGCCGCCCGGGGCCGGGGTGTCGCGCCCCTGGCCGTCGGCACGGTGCGGCGATGGGCCTTCGACGAGGGGACGGGCTTCGAACGCCTCGAACTCGTCCACTCGTTGGTCAACGAGGCTTCCTGCCGCGTCGCGGCCAAGGCCGGGTTCCCCCTCGAAGGCATCCGCAGACGGGGAAACCTGCACGCCGACGGATGGCACGACATGCATGTCCACGCCCGCGTCCGGGGCGACGGTCAGCCCGGCTGAGTGTCGCCCCGCTCCGCCTCCGCCATCCCGGAGAGCACCCGTTCGGCCACCGCGAACGCCGCGTTCGCCGCCGGCACCCCGCAGTAGACCCCCGTCTGCAGGAGCGCGGCACCGATCTCCCGCGGGCTGAGCCCGTTGCGCACCGCCGCCCTGACGTGCATCGCCAGCTCGTCGTGATGGCCGTGGGCGACCAGGGCGGTCAGCGTGATCAGGCTGCGCTCGCGCCGGGACAGCGTCGGGTCCGTCCAGATCTCGCCCCAGGCGTAGCGGGAGATGAACTCCTGGAACGGGGCGGTGAATTCGGTGGTCGCCGCCTGCGCCCGGTCCACGTGCGCGTCGCCCAGGACCTCGCGGCGCACGGCCGTCCCGCTCCCGCGTTCCCGGGGCGCGAAGTGGGCGCGCAGCGCCTCCCGTACGGCCTCCGGGCGCTCGGCCGGAGCCAGGTGGGAGGCGTGCGGCAGCTCGGTCAGCGCGGCGCCGGGGACGGCGTCGGCGATCTCCCGGGCGTGCGAGGGCGGCGTGGCCGGATCCTCACGCCCGGCGACGACCAGGGTCCGCGCCCGTACCCCGGACAGCCCGGACCGCAGGTCGTAGTCGGCGAGCACGTCGCAGCACGCGGCGTACGCCGACGGATCGGTGGCCAGGAGGTCGTCGAGCAGCCGGGGTTCGGTGAAGCCGGGCGTGAACCAGCGGCCGGCCGCGCTCTCCGCGACCTTGCCGAGCCCCTCGGCGCGCACCAGCGCGGCCCGCTCCCGCCACGGCCCCGGGTCGCCGAAGTGGGCGGACGAGCAGACGACGGCCAGGCGGTCGACGCGTTCGGGGCGGTGGACCGCGAGCCAGAGGCCCACGGCCCCGCCCAGCGACACCCCGGCGTACGAGAACCGCTCCAGCGACAGCGAGTCGGCGAGCGCCAGGACCAGCTCACCCAGGTCGGCGATCCCGGCGCCCGGGCCGATGAGTCCGGCGGGCGACCCGCCGTGCCCGGGGAGGTCCCACCGCACGACCCGGTGGGCGGCGGAGAGCTCGGGGGCGACCCCGTCCCAGAGCGCGGTGGAGGTGCCGAGCGACGGGCCGAGCAGGAGCGGGGGAGCGTCCGCCGGTCCTTCGGCGCGGTGGTGGAGGAGGCGGTCGGGTGTCATGGTCATCGGCGCTCCAGGGCGCGGTCGGTGAGGGGCCCGGCACAGCCGGTGTACCGGGCGGGGTCGGTCAGTTCGGCGAGGTCCAGGCCGTCGAAGGCGGGTTCCCCCGCGAGGATCCCGGCGAGGGACCTGCCCTCGTCGCGGGCCAGGGCGGCGGCCTCGGTCAGGATCTCCTTGGCGCGGGCACGGCCCACCCGCCCGGCGGCGACGGCGGCCAGCCGCTCCGAGACGATCAGTCCGCCGGTCAGCCCCAGATGGCTTCGCATGGCCGCCGGGAACACCCTGAGTCCCTCGATGAGTTCCGCCGCGTCCCTCGCGGCGCCGCCGGCCAGGCGCAGCAGGTCGCGCAGCGGCTCCCACTCGGCGTGCCAGGCCCCGGCGGGCCGCTCGTCCTCGGCGGCGAGCGAACCGAACAGCGTGGCCGCCGCCCCGGGCGCGCGGCGGGCCGCCGCGGCGATCAGGGTGGCGCGGACCGGATTGGCCTTGTGCGGCATCGCGGAGGATCCGCCGCCGGACCCCTCGGCGACCTCGGCGATCTCGGTGCGGGAGAGCGTGAGCACATCGGCCGCCACCTTGCCGAGCGCACCCGCGGTGAAGGCGAGCGCTCCGGCCAGGTCGGCGACCGGGGTGCGCAGGGTGTGCCAGGGCAGCAGCGGCTCGGCCAGGCCCAGTTCCTCCGCGTACGCCGTGACGAGCGCGAGTCCTGCTGTGCCTCCCTCGCCCGTGGGGAAGGCGGCCAGTGTGCCCGCCGCGCCGCCCAACTGGACGGGGAGCGTGCCGCGCACGGTCGCCACCCGGTCCCGCGCGTCGAGCACCAGCGACCGCCAGCCGGCGGCCTTGAGACCGAAGGCCGTCGGTACGGCGTGCTGCGTCAGGGTGCGGCCGGGCATCGGTGTGTCGCGGTGCTCCGCCGCCAGCCGCTCCAGCGCGCCGGCGGTCCGCCCCAGGTCGTCGAGGACGAGTGCCAGGGTCCGGGAAGCCACCAGCATCGCCGCCGTGTCGAGGATGTCCTGGCTGGTCGCACCCCGGTGGACGAAGGGCCGCACCTCCTCGCCGACGGCCGCCGTCAGGGCGGCGACCAGCGGGATCACCGGATTGCCGCCCTCCCGCGCGCGCAGCGCCAGCTCCCGTACGTCGAAACGGTCCGCGTCCGCGGCCTCGGTGACCGCCCGCCCCGCCTCGGCGGGGGCGAGCCCGGAGGCGGAGCAGACCCGGGTGAGCGCCGCCTCGGCGTCCAGGAGTGCCTGCAGGAAGGCGTGGTCGCCGGTGGCGGCCTCGGCCGCCGAGCCGGCCCGCCCGGGGGCGAGGAGCCCGGCGTCGCTCTCGTGCATCAGCTGAACTCCAGGAAGACCGTCTCGCCGTCGCCCTGGAGACGGATGTCGAAGCGGTAGGTGCGGGCGTCCGTGCGTGTCGCGACCAGTGTGGCGCGCCGTTCCGCGTCCAGCGACCCCAGCAGCGGATCGCCCGCCTCCGTGCCCTCGTCGAGCAGATCGGGGAGGTAGACCCGGGTGTAGAGGTGGTGGACCAGACCGCGGGCGAAGACGGCCGCACAGATGTAGGGGGCCCCGCCGGGCCGGAGTGTACGCACGAACCAGCGTCCGGCCGCGTCCGTGGGCGCCCGGCCGAACCCGGTGAAGTCCACGCCGTCGCGTCCGACGACCTTGCCCGTCGCGGGGTCGTGGCGGAGCGTTCCCGGGAGGCCGGCGCGTGATCCGTCGGGCGCGGGCTGCCAGGTCTCGACGATCGCGTCGGGCACGGGGTCGCCCCGGCCGTCGAGCACCCGGCCGTGCACCGTGACCGTGCCGGGGTGCCCGGCCGGGGCGACCTCGCTGCCGCCGGGGAAGGGCAGCGCGTAGCCGTAGAAGGGGCCCACGGTCTGGGAGGGGGTCGGGGCGTGGGACATCAGGCGTCGCCTTCTTCCTCGGTCCAGGTGGCGCACGGTCCGTCCAGGACGATGTCCCAGCGGTAGCCGAGGGACCACTCGGGGACGGACAGGTCGTGGTCGTACGCCGATATCAGCCGCTCGCGTGCGGCCTGGTCGGTGACGGAGCGGATGACCGGGTCGTACGGGAGGAGCGGGTCACCCGGGAAGTACATCTGGGTGACGAGCCGCTGGCTGAACGACGTGCCGAACAGCGAGAAGTGGATGTGCGCGGGACGCCAGGCGTTGGTGTGGTTGCGCCACGGGTAGGCGCCCGGCTTGACGGTCGTGAAGGAGTAACCGCCGTCGTCGTCGGTCAGGCAGCGTCCGAACCCCGTGAAGTTCGGGTCGAGGGGCGCGGGGTGCCGGTCGAGCTGGTGGGCGTACCGCCCGGAGGCGTTGGCCTGCCACAGCTCGACGAGCTGGCCCCGCACCGGCCGGCCTGCCCGGTCCAGCACCCGGCCGGTGACGGTGATCCGCTCCCCGAGGGGCTCGCCGTCGTGCTGCGCGGTGAGGTCGCGGTCCAGTGCCGTCACGTCCGTGACGCCGAAGGCGGGTCCGGACAGCTCGACGGCCTCCGGGTCGCGCACGGGGACGAGGGAGCGGCGGGGGTGGCGGAAGTGGCTGCTGCGGTACGGGGGGTAGTCGCGCGGCGGGTGGTGGGCGCCCGGTTCGGCCGCCGCCTGGGCCCTGGCCACCTCGGCGTCGATCTCCTGCTGGGTCAACCCGTCGGGCAGCGGATGTGCGGGAAGGTCACGTGCGGTCATGTCACGGCTCCGTGAAGTGCGGACAATGCTCAGTGCACTGAGTAAAATGCGATGGTCATGAAGCTACCCAGGGCTTGCTGTTGTGGTCAATACCCTCAGTACACTGTGTATCTTCGGCCGTCCGGCCGAGGTGGCAGGCGGCCTACGGCCGACGGAGAGAGGACGGTGCCGTGCAGGCGGTCGACCTGAGCACCCACCCCGGGCACCTGGCCCGGCGCCTCCAGCAGGCGCACCACCTGCTCTGGAACACGATGGTCTCCCAGGAGATCACCTCGCCCCAGTTCGCCGTCCTCAACGCCCTGACCGCCGAACCGGGCCTCGACCAGCGGACGGTGGGGGAGCGGGTCGGCCTCGACCGGTCCACCGTCGCCGAGGTGATCACCCGGCTGCTGCGCAGGGAGCTGCTGGACAAGGTGCGTGACCCGGGCGACGGGCGCCGCTTCCTGCTCCGCCTCACGGACGAGGGCGCGCGCACCCACCGGCGGCTCGCCCTGCGCACGGTCGGGATGAACCAGGTCTTCCTCGGCCCGCTCACACCGGACGAGCAGCAGACGCTCTTCGGTCTGATGCACCGGGTGGCCGATGCCGCCGAGGCCTTCCGGGCGCCGGAGGAGGCCAGGCCGGCTTCGGGGCGGTGACCGGGCGCCGTCAGGGCGTGCGGATGCCGAACCGCGCGCCCAGGGGGTCGCGGAGCGTGGCGACCCAGGGCCCGCCCGGCACGCGGGCCGGCGGTGTGATCGGCTCGCCGCCCGCGGTCAGGGCCCGGGCCGCGGTGGCCTCGGCGTCGGACACCACGAAGTAGGGCACCCAGTGCGGTGGCGTCCCGGCCCGTTCGTCGTCGTCCTGCTCCTTCAGGCCGCCGAAGTCGGCCCCGTCCACGCCCCAGTGGGTGAAGCGCTCCTGGATGTCGGCGGTCCAGCCGAGGGCGGCCGGGTAGAAGGCGAGGGCGCCCTGCGGGTCCGGGGTGCGGAGCTCCACCCACCCCAGGGCGCCCGGACTGTTGAAGCGCCCCGCTCCGGGGAAGGCGCGCGCCTGCCAGAGGGAGAACACCGCGCCGGACGGGTCGGCCGCCACGGCGAATCTTCCCTGGTCGAAGATGTCCATCGGCTCCATCAGCACCGTGCCGCCCGCGTCACGCACCGCGTCGGCCGAGGCATCCGCGTCCTCGGCGGCGAAGGAGACCGTCCAGGCGGCCGGCCGGCCGGGCTGGTAGAGGGGGCTGAGGGCCGCGACGGCGTCCTCGTCGACGCGCGCCGTCGTGTATCCGCCCGCCTCGGGCCTCGGATCGGTCTCGCACCGCCAGCCGAAGAGCCCCGCGTAGTACGCCCGGGCGGCCGGCACGTCCGAGGTGCTGAGCTCGACCCAGCAGGGGCCGCCGGGGACCGGTTCGGTGAGCTTCATGCGTTTCCTCCCGAGGCTGGCAGCCGGAGACGTTCCCGCGCCGCTGTCCAGCACGCTAGGGCCGCGTGTGGACGGCTGCTACCGGAGACGGCCGCTCGGCGCGAAAATGTTTTACGTGTGTAACACCTGTTAACCTAAATGAGTGAGTGATACAGCCGTACGACCCCGGAAGTCATCCGTCCACAAACTGCCGGTCACCGGTGTCCTGCGGCTGAAGAGCCCCGCGGAGATCTGGTACAAGCCCGCGCTGAGCGTGGTGGTCGCCTCCGCCGTCCCGAATCTCCTGCTGTACTCGCTCGACCGCCTCGACCTCGTCATGTACACGATGGCGGGATCGCTCTGCGCGCTGTACGGGCACAACCTGCCGTACGCCCGCCGGGCCCACACCGTCCTCCGCGTCATCCTCGGGATGGCGGCCGGGCTGGCCGTCTCCCTGGTCGTCGCCTCGCTCACCGGCTCGACGGCCGTGCTGATCGCCGTCGGAGCCCTGCTCGCCGCCGTGCAGAAGACCTTCTGCGACGCGACCCGCATCGGCCCGCCCGGGAACGTGATCTTCGCCTTCGTCACCTCGGCCGCCCTCTTCGCCCCGCAGGAGCTCGGGCAGGTACCGGGCCACATGGCCCTGATGCTGGCCGCGGGTGCCTTCTCCTGGCTGGTCACCGCCGGCCCGGCCCTCCGGCGCAGGGAGGGGCCCGAGCGCCTCGCCACCGCCCGCGCGCTCGACGCCGCCGCGGCGTACGCGGCGGATCCCGGCCCCCGGACCCGCCACGCGGCGGCGGCGGCGGTCCAGGGCGCCTGGCAGTCCCTGCTGGCCGCCGGGCGCCCCACCCCCGCACGGCAAGCGCTCGAACGGCTGGTCGTCCACGCCGAGCGCGCCCTCGCCACCACCACGGCCGGCGGGCACCTCGGCGGCGCCGGCCCCGAGGAGCTGCGCGGATGGGCGGCGAGGACCCGGGGCCGCGGTCCCGTCCCCGGCCCTCCGCCCGTTCCCGGCACGGTCGAGCAGCTCTTCGGGATCGACGCCGAACGGGCCGGACAGCGGATGCGGCGAGGGCGTCGAGAAGCCCGGCGCAGGCTGCTGTGCGCGCTCGCCCCCGGCTCCCCGGTGCTGCCGGTCGCCGTCCGTACGCTCGTCGGCTGCGCCCTCGCCGGCTACGTGTCCTCGGCGCTCGGTGTCGGCCACCCGTACTGGGCCGTCGTCACCGCGGCCTCCGTCTACCAGCCCAATCTCAGCCTCTCGTGGAGCCGGGGGCTGCAGCGGACGGTGGGCAACCTTCTCGGTGTGCTGGTCTTCGCGGCCGTCATCCCGCTCGCCCGGGTCAGCCCGCTCGTCCTCGTGCTGTGCGTCCTCCTCTTCAA contains:
- a CDS encoding phospholipid scramblase-related protein, with amino-acid sequence MTTQSNVPAGWHPDPHGAPQLLRYWDGSRWTEHTHPAEGQAPAQAQAPAAQPQAAPQQNAPQQHVAPQQQAAPQQFAPQQFAPQQGVPAQGVPQQGAPGAGSLFNQQVLVVNQKAKLIEVTNEYRVFDQQGNTVGSVVQVGQSALRKVLRFVSSIDQYLTHRLEIRDAHGQPQLLLTRPAKFIKSRVVVQRPDGQPVGEIVQQNAIGKINFAMTVDGQQVGAIKAENWRAWNFAIVDHNGAEIARITKTWEGLAKTMFTTADNYVLQIHYQLPEPLLSLVVATALTVDTALKQDARGLG
- a CDS encoding GNAT family N-acetyltransferase, translated to MPILVPPHIPPGRLSSSPQPSLPVEDGLLLRPWCPADAPAVLSAFSDPTIQRWHMRRADSEEEAASWIEQWTSAWYTETDIHWAIVRPGTEGRDEVLGRIALRGLIPQVGYAECAYWVLPAARGRGVAPLAVGTVRRWAFDEGTGFERLELVHSLVNEASCRVAAKAGFPLEGIRRRGNLHADGWHDMHVHARVRGDGQPG
- the pcaDC gene encoding bifunctional 3-oxoadipate enol-lactonase/4-carboxymuconolactone decarboxylase PcaDC; protein product: MTMTPDRLLHHRAEGPADAPPLLLGPSLGTSTALWDGVAPELSAAHRVVRWDLPGHGGSPAGLIGPGAGIADLGELVLALADSLSLERFSYAGVSLGGAVGLWLAVHRPERVDRLAVVCSSAHFGDPGPWRERAALVRAEGLGKVAESAAGRWFTPGFTEPRLLDDLLATDPSAYAACCDVLADYDLRSGLSGVRARTLVVAGREDPATPPSHAREIADAVPGAALTELPHASHLAPAERPEAVREALRAHFAPRERGSGTAVRREVLGDAHVDRAQAATTEFTAPFQEFISRYAWGEIWTDPTLSRRERSLITLTALVAHGHHDELAMHVRAAVRNGLSPREIGAALLQTGVYCGVPAANAAFAVAERVLSGMAEAERGDTQPG
- the pcaB gene encoding 3-carboxy-cis,cis-muconate cycloisomerase, which encodes MHESDAGLLAPGRAGSAAEAATGDHAFLQALLDAEAALTRVCSASGLAPAEAGRAVTEAADADRFDVRELALRAREGGNPVIPLVAALTAAVGEEVRPFVHRGATSQDILDTAAMLVASRTLALVLDDLGRTAGALERLAAEHRDTPMPGRTLTQHAVPTAFGLKAAGWRSLVLDARDRVATVRGTLPVQLGGAAGTLAAFPTGEGGTAGLALVTAYAEELGLAEPLLPWHTLRTPVADLAGALAFTAGALGKVAADVLTLSRTEIAEVAEGSGGGSSAMPHKANPVRATLIAAAARRAPGAAATLFGSLAAEDERPAGAWHAEWEPLRDLLRLAGGAARDAAELIEGLRVFPAAMRSHLGLTGGLIVSERLAAVAAGRVGRARAKEILTEAAALARDEGRSLAGILAGEPAFDGLDLAELTDPARYTGCAGPLTDRALERR
- the pcaG gene encoding protocatechuate 3,4-dioxygenase subunit alpha — translated: MSHAPTPSQTVGPFYGYALPFPGGSEVAPAGHPGTVTVHGRVLDGRGDPVPDAIVETWQPAPDGSRAGLPGTLRHDPATGKVVGRDGVDFTGFGRAPTDAAGRWFVRTLRPGGAPYICAAVFARGLVHHLYTRVYLPDLLDEGTEAGDPLLGSLDAERRATLVATRTDARTYRFDIRLQGDGETVFLEFS
- the pcaH gene encoding protocatechuate 3,4-dioxygenase subunit beta encodes the protein MTARDLPAHPLPDGLTQQEIDAEVARAQAAAEPGAHHPPRDYPPYRSSHFRHPRRSLVPVRDPEAVELSGPAFGVTDVTALDRDLTAQHDGEPLGERITVTGRVLDRAGRPVRGQLVELWQANASGRYAHQLDRHPAPLDPNFTGFGRCLTDDDGGYSFTTVKPGAYPWRNHTNAWRPAHIHFSLFGTSFSQRLVTQMYFPGDPLLPYDPVIRSVTDQAARERLISAYDHDLSVPEWSLGYRWDIVLDGPCATWTEEEGDA
- a CDS encoding MarR family winged helix-turn-helix transcriptional regulator — its product is MQAVDLSTHPGHLARRLQQAHHLLWNTMVSQEITSPQFAVLNALTAEPGLDQRTVGERVGLDRSTVAEVITRLLRRELLDKVRDPGDGRRFLLRLTDEGARTHRRLALRTVGMNQVFLGPLTPDEQQTLFGLMHRVADAAEAFRAPEEARPASGR
- a CDS encoding VOC family protein; protein product: MKLTEPVPGGPCWVELSTSDVPAARAYYAGLFGWRCETDPRPEAGGYTTARVDEDAVAALSPLYQPGRPAAWTVSFAAEDADASADAVRDAGGTVLMEPMDIFDQGRFAVAADPSGAVFSLWQARAFPGAGRFNSPGALGWVELRTPDPQGALAFYPAALGWTADIQERFTHWGVDGADFGGLKEQDDDERAGTPPHWVPYFVVSDAEATAARALTAGGEPITPPARVPGGPWVATLRDPLGARFGIRTP
- a CDS encoding FUSC family protein, whose translation is MSDTAVRPRKSSVHKLPVTGVLRLKSPAEIWYKPALSVVVASAVPNLLLYSLDRLDLVMYTMAGSLCALYGHNLPYARRAHTVLRVILGMAAGLAVSLVVASLTGSTAVLIAVGALLAAVQKTFCDATRIGPPGNVIFAFVTSAALFAPQELGQVPGHMALMLAAGAFSWLVTAGPALRRREGPERLATARALDAAAAYAADPGPRTRHAAAAAVQGAWQSLLAAGRPTPARQALERLVVHAERALATTTAGGHLGGAGPEELRGWAARTRGRGPVPGPPPVPGTVEQLFGIDAERAGQRMRRGRREARRRLLCALAPGSPVLPVAVRTLVGCALAGYVSSALGVGHPYWAVVTAASVYQPNLSLSWSRGLQRTVGNLLGVLVFAAVIPLARVSPLVLVLCVLLFNFAAEALITRNYWLGSVAVTPMALLILEFGGFQPAGQLVADRALDTLVGVAVGLLAVVAVTNRRASGLVERALAAAWDARESAERSVADPAADPQALEAARRRLTAALVELRDAGDVASGEWWQRALPEEELLATEQAGHRTLAATAQRQGLITLPPANGAV